Proteins from a single region of Xenopus laevis strain J_2021 chromosome 9_10S, Xenopus_laevis_v10.1, whole genome shotgun sequence:
- the LOC108702276 gene encoding disco-interacting protein 2 homolog A isoform X5: MAERASCALLESLPAEVRECLAELELELSEGDITQKGYEKKRAKLLARYIPLIQGIVNGWVDPSLQAENKLAGSSQILITANKQQRSRSTSSRDERFRSDTSSASEDEGSLLRQGHITSTPLQGHSSMEPWISRITQGSSTSSSASSTSSHPGAKPAATNSCPVIAAATMLADVMAHAQMESVSAPPDVTTGLLGHSHHERPQMASVRGVPRGLNSSILETANGVPVNSRVSSKIQQLLNTLKRPKRPPLREFFLDDFEELLEVQQPDPNQPKSEGTEIALLKGEPLGVVSNWPPSLLTALNRWGTTQPKAPCLTSLDPTGKALYTLTYGKLWSRSVKLAYTLLNKLTNKNEPLLKPGDRVALVFPNSDPVMFMVAFYGCLLSELIPVPIEVPLTRKDAGGQQIGFLLGSCGVSLALTTDACQKGLPKGQSGDVVTFKGWPRLAWFVIDGKHLMKPPKDWYPHIRDASNDGAYIEYKTSKEGSTMGVIVSQAAMLAHCHALTQACGYSEAETLINVLDFKRDAGLWHSVLTSVMNRMHVISIPYALMKVNPLSWIQKVSAYKARVALVKSRDMHWSLLAQRDQRDLSLSSLRMLIVADGANPWSISSCDAFLNVFQSRGLRPEVISPCASSAEALTVSMHRPPDLGGVPPGKAVLSMNALSYSVIRADTEEKLSVLTVQDVGQVMPGASMCVVKTEGAPYLCKTDEVGELCVSSCSTGTAYFGLQGITKNVFETVPLTATGEPVCNQTFTRTGLLGFIGPERLVFVVGKVDGQMIVSGRRHSCDDVVATALAVEPMKFVYRGRIAVFSVNVLHDERIVLVAEQRPDSSEEDSFQWMSRVLQAIDSIHQVGVYCLALVPANTLPKAPLGGIHISETKQHFLEGSLHPCNVLMCPHTCVTNLPKPRQKQPDVGPASMIVGNLVAGKRIAQACGRDVSQLEDNDQAKKFLYLADVLQWRAQTTPEHVLLLLLNSKGAVSSSATCLQLHKRAERIAAGLIEKAHLNVGDHVALVYPPGIDLIATFFGCLYAGCIPITVRPPHPQNLATTLPTVKMIVEVSKSSCILTTQAIMRLLKSKEAAAAVDIKTWPSILDTEDMPKKKVLRVFRPASPETLAYLDFSVSTTGILAGVKMSHSACSALCRSIKLQCELYPSRQIAICLDPYCGLGFALWCLCSVYSGHQSILVPPLELESNASLWLSAVSQYKVRVTFCSYSVMEMCTRGLGTQTGTLRSRGVNLSCVRTCMVVAEERPRISLAQSFSKLFKDLGLSTRAVSTTFGCRVNVAICLQPNRLGKLADQGTAGPDPTTVYVDMRALRHDRVRLVERGSPHSLPLMESGKILPGVKVIIAHTETKGPLGDTHLGEIWTSSPHNANGYYTVYGEEALHADHFNARLSFGDTQTVWARTGYLGFLRRTELTDASGERHDALYVVGSLDETLELRGMRYHPIDIETSVIRAHKNIAECAVFTWTNLLVVVLELDASEQEALDLVALVTNVVLEEHYLIVGVVVIVDPGVIPINSRGEKQRMHLRDGFLADQLDPIYVAYNM, translated from the exons GTGACATCACTCAGAAAGGCTATGAGAAGAAGAGAGCTAAACTACTGGCTCGCTACATTCCTCTCATTCAAGGTATAGTCAATGGCT GGGTAGATCCTTCACTtcaagcagagaacaaacttgcAGGCTCCTCACAAATTTTAATAACGGCAAACAAGCAGCAGAGGTCCCGTTCCACCAGCTCAAGGGATGAACGCTTTAGATCGG ACACGTCTTCTGCCTCGGAGGATGAGGGTTCATTGCTCCGCCAGGGGCACATCACATCCACACCGCTCCAGGGTCATTCCAGCATGGAGCCCTGGATTAGCAGAATAACCCAGGGCTCATCCACCTCATCATCTGCATCCTCCACCTCATCCCACCCAGGAGCCAAGCCTGCCGCCACCAACAGCTGTCCAGTCATCGCAGCTGCTACAATGCTGGCAGACGTCATGGCACATGCCCAGATGG AGAGTGTTTCTGCTCCACCAGATGTAACAACAGGGTTGCTGGGACACTCTCACCATGAGCGCCCACAGATGGCCTCAGTCCGAGGTGTACCACGGGGATTAAACAGCAGCATCTTAGAAACAGCAAATG GGGTTCCAGTAAACAGCAGAGTTTCTTCCAAAATTCAGCAACTCCTCAATACATTAAAAAGGCCAAAACGCCCACCACTGAGAGAGTTCTTTTTGGATGACTTTGAGGAGCTCCTTGAAG TCCAGCAACCAGATCCAAACCAGCCTAAATCAGAGGGTACAGAGATAGCTTTGCTCAAGGGGGAACCACTAGGGGTGGTATCTAACTGGCCACCTTCGTTGCTGACTGCTCTGAACCGATGGGGAACCACACAGCCAAAAGCTCCCTGTTTAACCTCCTTGGACCCCACTGGGAAAGCGCTCTACACACTCACTTATG GCAAGCTGTGGAGTCGTAGTGTTAAACTGGCCTACACCCTCCTCAACAAGCTTACCAACAAGAATGAGCCACTGCTGAAACCAGGGGACAGG GTCGCGCTAGTTTTTCCCAACAGTGATCCTGTTATGTTCATGGTTGCATTTTATGGCTGCCTTCTGTCAGAGCTGATTCCTGTGCCCATCGAAGTACCACTTACCAGGAAG GATGCTGGCGGTCAGCAGATTGGATTTCTTCTGGGTAGCTGTGGAGTATCCCTAGCTCTTACAACAGATGCCTGTCAGAAAGGACTTCCCAAGGGCCAAAGTGGGGATGTGGTGACATTTAAAG GTTGGCCTCGTTTGGCATGGTTTGTAATTGATGGCAAACACTTAATGAAGCCTCCCAAAGACTGGTACCCTCATATTAGAGATGCAAGTAATGACGGGGCTTACATAGAG TATAAAACCAGCAAAGAGGGCAGTACTATGGGTGTCATAGTGTCTCAGGCTGCAATGTTGGCACACTGCCATGCTCTGACACAGGCATGTGGCTACTCTGAAG CGGAAACATTGATCAATGTTCTTGACTTCAAGCGGGATGCTGGACTGTGGCATAGTGTGCTAACA AGTGTTATGAACCGGATGCATGTGATCAGCATTCCATATGCTCTGATGAAAGTCAATCCTCTATCCTGGATCCAGAAAGTCAGTGCCTATAAAG cACGTGTGGCCCTGGTGAAATCTCGTGACATGCACTGGTCCCTGCTGGCACAGAGAGACCAACGGGACCTGAGCCTTAGTTCCTTGAGGATGCTGATTGTAGCAGATGGAGCAAATCCAT GGTCAATATCTTCCTGTGATGCCTTTCTTAACGTCTTCCAGTCTCGAGGCTTACGTCCTGAAGTAATTTCACCCTGTGCCAGCTCTGCTGAGGCACTAACCGTGTCGATGCATAG ACCACCAGATCTAGGCGGAGTGCCACCCGGAAAGGCTGTTTTATCCATGAATGCACTGAGCTACAGTGTTATACGGGCAGACACTGAAGAGAAGCTGTCTGTGCTGACTGTGCAGGATGTGGGCCAGGTCATGCCTGGAG CTAGCATGTGTGTTGTGAAAACTGAGGGGGCACCATACCTATGCAAGACGGATGAGGTTGGTGAGCTGTGTGTGTCTTCTTGCTCCACTGGCACAGCATATTTTGGTCTCCAAGGGATCACGAAGAATGTATTTGAG ACCGTTCCACTGACTGCTACTGGGGAGCCTGTGTGTAACCAAACCTTTACCAGAACTGGGCTACTTGGCTTCATTGGACCA gAGCGGTTAGTGTTTGTGGTGGGGAAGGTGGACGGACAAATGATTGTAAGTGGACGAAGACACAGCTGTGATGATGTAGTTGCGACAGCCTTGGCAGTGGAACCAATGAAATTTGTTTACAGAGGAAG GATAGCTGTGTTCTCAGTAAATGTTCTACATGATGAGAGGATTGTACTGGTTGCAGAGCAACGGCCTGATTCCTCTGAGGAGGACAGCTTTCAGTGGATGAGCAGAGTACTTCAG GCCATTGACAGCATTCATCAGGTTGGTGTGTACTGCCTGGCTTTGGTTCCTGCCAACACTCTGCCCAAAGCACCACTTGGTGGCATTCATATCTCTGAAACCAAGCAGCACTTTTTGGAGGGCTCCCTGCATCCATGTAATGTTCTCATGTGCCCACATACTTGTGTTACCAACCTACCTAAGCCACGGCAAAAACAGCCAG ATGTAGGTCCTGCATCTATGATTGTGGGGAATCTGGTGGCAGGGAAGCGCATTGCACAAGCTTGTGGGAGGGATGTGTCTCAGCTTGAAGATAATGATCAggcaaaaaag TTTTTGTACTTGGCTGATGTATTGCAGTGGAGGGCCCAAACTACCCCAGAGCATGTCCTTCTCTTACTTCTGAACTCTAAG GGTGCAGTGTCCAGTTCTGCCACCTGTTTGCAGTTGCACAAAAGGGCAGAACGTATTGCTGCTGGGCTGATAGAGAAAGCTCACCTCAATGTTGGTGATCATGTGGCTCTGGTGTATCCTCCAG GAATTGACCTCATAGCCACATTTTTCGGCTGCCTTTATGCTGGCTGTATCCCAATCACTGTACGGCCTCCTCACCCACAAAACCTTGCTACCACACTGCCCACTGTTAAGATGATAGTAGAG GTGAGTAAATCATCTTGTATCCTTACAACGCAAGCAATAATGCGACTTCTGAAGTCTAAGGAGGCAGCTGCAGCTGTGGACATTAAAACATGGCCAAGTATTTTGGACACAG AGGACATGCCAAAGAAAAAAGTATTGCGTGTTTTCAGGCCAGCCTCACCAGAAACTCTGGCATATCTGGATTTCAGTGTGTCTACTACAGGAATATTAGCAGGAGTAAAG ATGTCCCATTCAGCATGCAGTGCCTTATGCCGCTCCATTAAGCTACAGTGTGAACTGTATCCTTCACGTCAGATAGCGATCTGTCTGGATCCATACTGTGGTTTAGGCTTTGCTCTCTGGTGCCTGTGCAG TGTATATTCCGGACACCAGTCTATTTTGGTGCCCCCATTGGAGTTGGAGAGCAATGCCTCCCTATGGCTGAGTGCTGTTAGCCAATACAAAGTACGTGTCACTTTCTGCTCTTACTCTGTTATGGAAATGTGCACCAGAGGCCTAGGAACACAGACTGGTACCTTGAGG TCACGAGGTGTGAATCTTTCCTGTGTACGCACATGCATGGTAGTAGCAGAGGAGCGCCCACGTATTTCTCTTGCTCAGTCCTTCTCGAAATTGTTcaaggacctggggctttccaccAGGGCTGTCAGTACGACATTTGGCTGCAGAGTCAACGTGGCCATTTGTTTACAG CCCAACAGACTGGGCAAGCTTGCTGACCAG GGTACTGCTGGTCCTGACCCAACCACTGTATATGTAGATATGCGAGCCCTGCGCCATGATCG GGTTCGCTTAGTTGAGAGGGGGTCGCCACACAGTCTTCCACTGATGGAATCTGGGAAG ATTCTTCCTGGTGTTAAAGTTATCATTGCACACACAGAAACCAAAGGACCACTTGGGGACACTCACTTGGGAGAG ATCTGGACAAGCAGCCCACACAATGCTAATGGTTATTACACTGTGTACGGAGAGGAGGCTCTGCACGCTGATCACTTTAATGCACGGCTGAGCTTTGGTGATACTCAGACTGTGTGGGCACGAACAGGATACCTTGGCTTTCTTAGAAGAACAGAGCTGACTGATGCAAGTGGAG AGAGGCACGATGCTCTGTATGTGGTGGGTTCCTTGGATGAGACTTTGGAGTTACGTGGCATGAGATACCACCCAATCGACATAGAAACATCTGTCATTCGAGCGCACAAAAACATTGCTGAGTG TGCTGTCTTCACATGGACAAATCTGCTGGTAGTTGTACTGGAACTTGATGCATCAGAACAAGAAGCACTAGATCTGGTGGCGTTGGTGACCAATGTCGTTTTGGAGGAGCATTACCTTATTGTGGGAGTAGTGGTGATTGTGGATCCTGGTGTCATCCCAATTAATTCTCGTGGAGAGAAGCAGCGTATGCATTTACGAGATGGGTTTCTGGCTGATCAGCTGGATCCTATTTATGTTGCCTACAACATGTGA
- the LOC108702276 gene encoding disco-interacting protein 2 homolog A isoform X3 → MAERASCALLESLPAEVRECLAELELELSEGDITQKGYEKKRAKLLARYIPLIQGIVNGWVDPSLQAENKLAGSSQILITANKQQRSRSTSSRDERFRSDIHTEAVQAALAKYKERKMPMPSKRRSALVQPTVDTYTPPDTSSASEDEGSLLRQGHITSTPLQGHSSMEPWISRITQGSSTSSSASSTSSHPGAKPAATNSCPVIAAATMLADVMAHAQMESVSAPPDVTTGLLGHSHHERPQMASVRGVPRGLNSSILETANGVPVNSRVSSKIQQLLNTLKRPKRPPLREFFLDDFEELLEVQQPDPNQPKSEGTEIALLKGEPLGVVSNWPPSLLTALNRWGTTQPKAPCLTSLDPTGKALYTLTYGKLWSRSVKLAYTLLNKLTNKNEPLLKPGDRVALVFPNSDPVMFMVAFYGCLLSELIPVPIEVPLTRKDAGGQQIGFLLGSCGVSLALTTDACQKGLPKGQSGDVVTFKGWPRLAWFVIDGKHLMKPPKDWYPHIRDASNDGAYIEYKTSKEGSTMGVIVSQAAMLAHCHALTQACGYSEAETLINVLDFKRDAGLWHSVLTSVMNRMHVISIPYALMKVNPLSWIQKVSAYKARVALVKSRDMHWSLLAQRDQRDLSLSSLRMLIVADGANPWSISSCDAFLNVFQSRGLRPEVISPCASSAEALTVSMHRPPDLGGVPPGKAVLSMNALSYSVIRADTEEKLSVLTVQDVGQVMPGASMCVVKTEGAPYLCKTDEVGELCVSSCSTGTAYFGLQGITKNVFETVPLTATGEPVCNQTFTRTGLLGFIGPERLVFVVGKVDGQMIVSGRRHSCDDVVATALAVEPMKFVYRGRIAVFSVNVLHDERIVLVAEQRPDSSEEDSFQWMSRVLQAIDSIHQVGVYCLALVPANTLPKAPLGGIHISETKQHFLEGSLHPCNVLMCPHTCVTNLPKPRQKQPDVGPASMIVGNLVAGKRIAQACGRDVSQLEDNDQAKKFLYLADVLQWRAQTTPEHVLLLLLNSKGAVSSSATCLQLHKRAERIAAGLIEKAHLNVGDHVALVYPPGIDLIATFFGCLYAGCIPITVRPPHPQNLATTLPTVKMIVEVSKSSCILTTQAIMRLLKSKEAAAAVDIKTWPSILDTEDMPKKKVLRVFRPASPETLAYLDFSVSTTGILAGVKMSHSACSALCRSIKLQCELYPSRQIAICLDPYCGLGFALWCLCSVYSGHQSILVPPLELESNASLWLSAVSQYKVRVTFCSYSVMEMCTRGLGTQTGTLRSRGVNLSCVRTCMVVAEERPRISLAQSFSKLFKDLGLSTRAVSTTFGCRVNVAICLQGTAGPDPTTVYVDMRALRHDRVRLVERGSPHSLPLMESGKILPGVKVIIAHTETKGPLGDTHLGEIWTSSPHNANGYYTVYGEEALHADHFNARLSFGDTQTVWARTGYLGFLRRTELTDASGERHDALYVVGSLDETLELRGMRYHPIDIETSVIRAHKNIAECAVFTWTNLLVVVLELDASEQEALDLVALVTNVVLEEHYLIVGVVVIVDPGVIPINSRGEKQRMHLRDGFLADQLDPIYVAYNM, encoded by the exons GTGACATCACTCAGAAAGGCTATGAGAAGAAGAGAGCTAAACTACTGGCTCGCTACATTCCTCTCATTCAAGGTATAGTCAATGGCT GGGTAGATCCTTCACTtcaagcagagaacaaacttgcAGGCTCCTCACAAATTTTAATAACGGCAAACAAGCAGCAGAGGTCCCGTTCCACCAGCTCAAGGGATGAACGCTTTAGATCGG ATATTCACACAGAAGCTGTACAAGCTGCTCTGGCCAAATATAAGGAGAGGAAAATGCCCATGCCTTCCAAGAGACGTTCTGCCCTTGTCCAGCCCACTGTAGACACCTACACACCACCTG ACACGTCTTCTGCCTCGGAGGATGAGGGTTCATTGCTCCGCCAGGGGCACATCACATCCACACCGCTCCAGGGTCATTCCAGCATGGAGCCCTGGATTAGCAGAATAACCCAGGGCTCATCCACCTCATCATCTGCATCCTCCACCTCATCCCACCCAGGAGCCAAGCCTGCCGCCACCAACAGCTGTCCAGTCATCGCAGCTGCTACAATGCTGGCAGACGTCATGGCACATGCCCAGATGG AGAGTGTTTCTGCTCCACCAGATGTAACAACAGGGTTGCTGGGACACTCTCACCATGAGCGCCCACAGATGGCCTCAGTCCGAGGTGTACCACGGGGATTAAACAGCAGCATCTTAGAAACAGCAAATG GGGTTCCAGTAAACAGCAGAGTTTCTTCCAAAATTCAGCAACTCCTCAATACATTAAAAAGGCCAAAACGCCCACCACTGAGAGAGTTCTTTTTGGATGACTTTGAGGAGCTCCTTGAAG TCCAGCAACCAGATCCAAACCAGCCTAAATCAGAGGGTACAGAGATAGCTTTGCTCAAGGGGGAACCACTAGGGGTGGTATCTAACTGGCCACCTTCGTTGCTGACTGCTCTGAACCGATGGGGAACCACACAGCCAAAAGCTCCCTGTTTAACCTCCTTGGACCCCACTGGGAAAGCGCTCTACACACTCACTTATG GCAAGCTGTGGAGTCGTAGTGTTAAACTGGCCTACACCCTCCTCAACAAGCTTACCAACAAGAATGAGCCACTGCTGAAACCAGGGGACAGG GTCGCGCTAGTTTTTCCCAACAGTGATCCTGTTATGTTCATGGTTGCATTTTATGGCTGCCTTCTGTCAGAGCTGATTCCTGTGCCCATCGAAGTACCACTTACCAGGAAG GATGCTGGCGGTCAGCAGATTGGATTTCTTCTGGGTAGCTGTGGAGTATCCCTAGCTCTTACAACAGATGCCTGTCAGAAAGGACTTCCCAAGGGCCAAAGTGGGGATGTGGTGACATTTAAAG GTTGGCCTCGTTTGGCATGGTTTGTAATTGATGGCAAACACTTAATGAAGCCTCCCAAAGACTGGTACCCTCATATTAGAGATGCAAGTAATGACGGGGCTTACATAGAG TATAAAACCAGCAAAGAGGGCAGTACTATGGGTGTCATAGTGTCTCAGGCTGCAATGTTGGCACACTGCCATGCTCTGACACAGGCATGTGGCTACTCTGAAG CGGAAACATTGATCAATGTTCTTGACTTCAAGCGGGATGCTGGACTGTGGCATAGTGTGCTAACA AGTGTTATGAACCGGATGCATGTGATCAGCATTCCATATGCTCTGATGAAAGTCAATCCTCTATCCTGGATCCAGAAAGTCAGTGCCTATAAAG cACGTGTGGCCCTGGTGAAATCTCGTGACATGCACTGGTCCCTGCTGGCACAGAGAGACCAACGGGACCTGAGCCTTAGTTCCTTGAGGATGCTGATTGTAGCAGATGGAGCAAATCCAT GGTCAATATCTTCCTGTGATGCCTTTCTTAACGTCTTCCAGTCTCGAGGCTTACGTCCTGAAGTAATTTCACCCTGTGCCAGCTCTGCTGAGGCACTAACCGTGTCGATGCATAG ACCACCAGATCTAGGCGGAGTGCCACCCGGAAAGGCTGTTTTATCCATGAATGCACTGAGCTACAGTGTTATACGGGCAGACACTGAAGAGAAGCTGTCTGTGCTGACTGTGCAGGATGTGGGCCAGGTCATGCCTGGAG CTAGCATGTGTGTTGTGAAAACTGAGGGGGCACCATACCTATGCAAGACGGATGAGGTTGGTGAGCTGTGTGTGTCTTCTTGCTCCACTGGCACAGCATATTTTGGTCTCCAAGGGATCACGAAGAATGTATTTGAG ACCGTTCCACTGACTGCTACTGGGGAGCCTGTGTGTAACCAAACCTTTACCAGAACTGGGCTACTTGGCTTCATTGGACCA gAGCGGTTAGTGTTTGTGGTGGGGAAGGTGGACGGACAAATGATTGTAAGTGGACGAAGACACAGCTGTGATGATGTAGTTGCGACAGCCTTGGCAGTGGAACCAATGAAATTTGTTTACAGAGGAAG GATAGCTGTGTTCTCAGTAAATGTTCTACATGATGAGAGGATTGTACTGGTTGCAGAGCAACGGCCTGATTCCTCTGAGGAGGACAGCTTTCAGTGGATGAGCAGAGTACTTCAG GCCATTGACAGCATTCATCAGGTTGGTGTGTACTGCCTGGCTTTGGTTCCTGCCAACACTCTGCCCAAAGCACCACTTGGTGGCATTCATATCTCTGAAACCAAGCAGCACTTTTTGGAGGGCTCCCTGCATCCATGTAATGTTCTCATGTGCCCACATACTTGTGTTACCAACCTACCTAAGCCACGGCAAAAACAGCCAG ATGTAGGTCCTGCATCTATGATTGTGGGGAATCTGGTGGCAGGGAAGCGCATTGCACAAGCTTGTGGGAGGGATGTGTCTCAGCTTGAAGATAATGATCAggcaaaaaag TTTTTGTACTTGGCTGATGTATTGCAGTGGAGGGCCCAAACTACCCCAGAGCATGTCCTTCTCTTACTTCTGAACTCTAAG GGTGCAGTGTCCAGTTCTGCCACCTGTTTGCAGTTGCACAAAAGGGCAGAACGTATTGCTGCTGGGCTGATAGAGAAAGCTCACCTCAATGTTGGTGATCATGTGGCTCTGGTGTATCCTCCAG GAATTGACCTCATAGCCACATTTTTCGGCTGCCTTTATGCTGGCTGTATCCCAATCACTGTACGGCCTCCTCACCCACAAAACCTTGCTACCACACTGCCCACTGTTAAGATGATAGTAGAG GTGAGTAAATCATCTTGTATCCTTACAACGCAAGCAATAATGCGACTTCTGAAGTCTAAGGAGGCAGCTGCAGCTGTGGACATTAAAACATGGCCAAGTATTTTGGACACAG AGGACATGCCAAAGAAAAAAGTATTGCGTGTTTTCAGGCCAGCCTCACCAGAAACTCTGGCATATCTGGATTTCAGTGTGTCTACTACAGGAATATTAGCAGGAGTAAAG ATGTCCCATTCAGCATGCAGTGCCTTATGCCGCTCCATTAAGCTACAGTGTGAACTGTATCCTTCACGTCAGATAGCGATCTGTCTGGATCCATACTGTGGTTTAGGCTTTGCTCTCTGGTGCCTGTGCAG TGTATATTCCGGACACCAGTCTATTTTGGTGCCCCCATTGGAGTTGGAGAGCAATGCCTCCCTATGGCTGAGTGCTGTTAGCCAATACAAAGTACGTGTCACTTTCTGCTCTTACTCTGTTATGGAAATGTGCACCAGAGGCCTAGGAACACAGACTGGTACCTTGAGG TCACGAGGTGTGAATCTTTCCTGTGTACGCACATGCATGGTAGTAGCAGAGGAGCGCCCACGTATTTCTCTTGCTCAGTCCTTCTCGAAATTGTTcaaggacctggggctttccaccAGGGCTGTCAGTACGACATTTGGCTGCAGAGTCAACGTGGCCATTTGTTTACAG GGTACTGCTGGTCCTGACCCAACCACTGTATATGTAGATATGCGAGCCCTGCGCCATGATCG GGTTCGCTTAGTTGAGAGGGGGTCGCCACACAGTCTTCCACTGATGGAATCTGGGAAG ATTCTTCCTGGTGTTAAAGTTATCATTGCACACACAGAAACCAAAGGACCACTTGGGGACACTCACTTGGGAGAG ATCTGGACAAGCAGCCCACACAATGCTAATGGTTATTACACTGTGTACGGAGAGGAGGCTCTGCACGCTGATCACTTTAATGCACGGCTGAGCTTTGGTGATACTCAGACTGTGTGGGCACGAACAGGATACCTTGGCTTTCTTAGAAGAACAGAGCTGACTGATGCAAGTGGAG AGAGGCACGATGCTCTGTATGTGGTGGGTTCCTTGGATGAGACTTTGGAGTTACGTGGCATGAGATACCACCCAATCGACATAGAAACATCTGTCATTCGAGCGCACAAAAACATTGCTGAGTG TGCTGTCTTCACATGGACAAATCTGCTGGTAGTTGTACTGGAACTTGATGCATCAGAACAAGAAGCACTAGATCTGGTGGCGTTGGTGACCAATGTCGTTTTGGAGGAGCATTACCTTATTGTGGGAGTAGTGGTGATTGTGGATCCTGGTGTCATCCCAATTAATTCTCGTGGAGAGAAGCAGCGTATGCATTTACGAGATGGGTTTCTGGCTGATCAGCTGGATCCTATTTATGTTGCCTACAACATGTGA